One Aegilops tauschii subsp. strangulata cultivar AL8/78 chromosome 7, Aet v6.0, whole genome shotgun sequence genomic window carries:
- the LOC109732639 gene encoding uncharacterized protein, whose amino-acid sequence MAETPECVICQAANDTWRHSLFDCQMARCVWALADEELTEVAISNRTEDPKLWLHWLVDTLPSEDLSKVLVTMWAIWWARRRAIHDDQYQSPISMHCFINKFLADLELVTIQSSERASGMHAREKAVHAKNELQRAVQEDGLVHDLSKGWQRPTEHNVKINVDGGISRDRTKGAATAICRDKNGLYLGASVVVFEGLIDPASLEALKWWPILKQAFRVTMSLS is encoded by the exons ATGGCCGAAACACCTGAATGCGTGATATGCCAGGCGGCCAACGATACTTGGCGCCACTCCCTGTTCGATTGTCAGATGGCCAGATGTGTTTGGGCTCTCGCGGACGAGGAGTTGACTGAGGTCGCCATATCAAACCGCACGGAGGATCCTAAGCTGTGGTTGCATTGGCTCGTGGACACTTTACCGTCGGAGGACCTCTCCAAGGTGCTTGTGACGATGTGGGCGATATGGTGGGCTAGACGACGGGCTATACACGATGATCAGTACCAGAGCCCCATTAGCATGCATTGCTTCATTAACAAATTCCTTGCTGATCTTGAGTTGGTCACTATTCAGAGCTCCGAACGAGCCAgcggcatgcatgcaagggaAAAGGCTGTGCATGCAAAAAATGAGCTGCAGCGTGCAGTGCAGGAGGACGGGCTTGTACACGATCTCTCGAAGGGCTGGCAGCGTCCAACAGAGCATAATGTGAAAATCAATGTCGATGGGGGCATCTCGCGGGACAGAACGAAAGGAGCGGCGACTGCCATCTGCCGGGACAAAAATGGACTTTATTTGGGTGCCTCGGTCGTCGTGTTTGAAGGCTTGATTGACCCGGCATCATTGGAAGCTC TGAAGTGGTGGCCAATATTGAAGCAGGCGTTCCGTGTCACTATGTCACTATCTTGA